The following are encoded in a window of Streptomyces sp. 11x1 genomic DNA:
- a CDS encoding response regulator transcription factor, with translation MSLRVLVVDDQGIVRAGFAAVIDAEEDMTVVGEAADGAEAVRLAEELAPDVVVMDVRMPQLDGIAATRIITGRDHAPRVLVLTTFDLDAYVFDALRAGASGFLLKDVHAAELLAGIRVVAAGESVLAPSATRRLIGHYASGTTPGTADGGGLRALDALTGSQRTVLSLVATGLTNAEIAEELGITVGTVKSHVNALLRKLGLRDRVQATILAYDLGLARPNPPGTHL, from the coding sequence ATGAGCCTCAGGGTGCTGGTCGTCGACGACCAGGGCATCGTACGGGCGGGGTTCGCCGCCGTGATCGACGCGGAGGAGGACATGACGGTCGTCGGTGAGGCCGCCGACGGCGCCGAAGCGGTGCGGCTCGCCGAGGAGTTGGCACCGGACGTCGTCGTCATGGACGTACGGATGCCCCAACTGGACGGCATCGCCGCGACCCGCATCATCACCGGCCGGGACCACGCGCCCCGCGTCCTCGTCCTGACCACCTTCGACCTCGACGCGTACGTCTTCGACGCCCTGCGCGCCGGCGCCTCCGGCTTCCTCCTCAAGGACGTGCACGCCGCCGAACTGCTGGCCGGCATCCGCGTGGTGGCCGCCGGTGAGAGCGTGCTCGCCCCCTCCGCGACCCGCCGCCTCATCGGCCACTACGCCTCCGGTACGACCCCGGGTACGGCGGACGGCGGCGGCCTGCGCGCCCTCGACGCGCTGACCGGCAGCCAGCGCACCGTTCTCTCCCTGGTCGCCACCGGACTCACCAACGCGGAGATCGCCGAGGAGCTCGGCATCACCGTCGGCACCGTGAAGTCCCACGTCAACGCGCTGCTCCGCAAGCTCGGTCTGCGCGACCGCGTCCAGGCCACGATCCTCGCCTACGACCTGGGCCTGGCCCGCCCGAACCCCCCGGGCACCCACCTCTGA
- a CDS encoding SCO4225 family membrane protein, translated as MTEEPALPDPSSSPEPHRAFPARRRARPRPGDLLALAYLVLCVGLLVWAVAMSSDDGSGGSMAMVVPILASAPVSFLWLALPDGAAMAVVAVMLGGLANAAVIVWCGRALRRGTRPNPLP; from the coding sequence ATGACCGAGGAACCCGCTCTTCCCGACCCCTCCAGCTCTCCCGAGCCGCACCGCGCGTTCCCGGCGCGCCGCCGCGCTCGTCCCCGCCCCGGCGATCTCCTCGCCCTCGCCTACCTCGTGCTCTGCGTCGGCCTGTTGGTGTGGGCGGTGGCGATGAGCTCCGACGACGGCTCGGGCGGGTCCATGGCGATGGTCGTCCCCATCCTGGCCTCGGCGCCGGTGAGTTTCCTGTGGCTCGCCCTGCCGGACGGGGCCGCGATGGCCGTCGTCGCCGTGATGCTGGGCGGCCTGGCCAACGCGGCCGTCATCGTCTGGTGCGGCCGCGCCCTGCGCCGGGGCACCCGCCCAAACCCGTTGCCCTGA
- a CDS encoding SpoIIE family protein phosphatase has translation MERRVVGAPGASSGPGPAGEALTARATVDEQGTVTGWSAGAERLLGYAPTQILGLPATSLLAEQPPADALPAFSDLPRWHGTLVLRHRDGRRLEVRVLAHHRTSYGGVRDWFLVSALTGTLPRPGDDALALHGFLDSPSCATSVHDTDLRYRAANQGSGRALGLSDDDLRGLRISEAVDDPAVGELERVMRQVLETGEPRYLENHTRAPGETREHAWSVDIYRLHGEDGRVLGVATTGHDVTEQYWARKRLQLIAEAGRRIGSTLDVTRTAQELADIAVPDLADFISVDLLASLDEGFSPALGAAEEYGRVPRLPAAGHALALRRIAHRSVNQGTPEAVVAPGEVDEYPDGSPPVRSLRSGRAVLFQVTEPAIADWVAEDPLRTARIRDYGFHSAMTVPLTARGTTLGVAVFARHRHPDPFEQDDLVLAEELAARAAVSIDNALRYTRERGTAVTLQRSLLPQSLPEQAGVEVASRYLPAGARAGVGGDWFDVIPLSGARVALVVGDVVGHGIHASATMGRLRTAVRTLADIDLPPDELLTHLDDLVARLATEAEAAERPGGTGERGRGRITGGAAADVTTGVVGATCLYGVYDPVSRRCTLARAGHPPPVVVGPDGTAALLDLPAGPPLGLGGLPFESLDTELPEGSLLALYTDGLLGSRDADGDGSRTDIDDGITRLCQALDTPAADSLDTLCDRVLGSVLPERPTDDVALLLVRPRALDPGRVATWDVAADPSAVAEARKKALGRLEAWGLNDAAFVTELVVSELVTNAIRHAEPPVRLRLIHDESLICEVSDGSSTAPHMRRARSFDEGGRGLLLVAQLTQRWGTRPTPTGKTIWTEQTLG, from the coding sequence ATGGAGCGGCGTGTCGTCGGCGCACCGGGTGCGAGCTCGGGCCCGGGCCCCGCCGGTGAGGCATTGACCGCGCGGGCCACTGTCGACGAACAGGGCACCGTTACCGGCTGGAGCGCCGGCGCCGAACGCCTCCTCGGGTACGCCCCGACACAGATCCTGGGCCTGCCGGCGACCTCCCTGCTCGCCGAGCAGCCCCCGGCGGACGCACTCCCGGCCTTCTCCGACCTGCCGCGCTGGCACGGCACCCTCGTCCTCAGGCACCGCGACGGGCGCCGGCTGGAGGTCAGGGTGCTGGCGCACCACCGGACGTCCTACGGCGGGGTCCGCGACTGGTTCCTGGTCTCCGCCCTGACGGGGACGCTGCCGCGCCCCGGCGACGACGCGCTCGCGCTGCACGGCTTCCTCGACTCCCCGTCCTGCGCGACCTCGGTGCACGACACGGACCTGCGGTACCGCGCCGCGAACCAGGGCTCGGGCCGGGCGCTGGGCCTGAGCGACGACGACCTGCGCGGGCTGCGCATCTCGGAGGCCGTGGACGATCCCGCCGTGGGGGAGCTGGAGCGGGTGATGCGGCAGGTCCTGGAGACCGGCGAACCGCGATACCTGGAGAACCACACGCGGGCCCCCGGGGAGACCCGAGAGCACGCCTGGTCGGTGGACATCTACCGGCTCCACGGCGAGGACGGCCGCGTCCTCGGCGTGGCCACCACCGGGCACGACGTGACCGAGCAGTACTGGGCCCGCAAACGCCTGCAGCTGATCGCCGAGGCGGGCCGCCGCATCGGCAGCACCCTCGACGTGACGCGGACGGCGCAGGAACTGGCGGACATCGCCGTGCCGGACCTCGCCGACTTCATCAGCGTCGACCTGCTGGCCTCCCTCGACGAGGGCTTCTCCCCCGCTCTCGGCGCGGCGGAGGAGTACGGCCGGGTCCCGCGGCTGCCCGCGGCGGGCCACGCCCTCGCCCTGCGGCGGATCGCCCACCGGTCCGTCAACCAGGGGACGCCCGAGGCGGTCGTCGCGCCCGGCGAGGTCGACGAGTACCCGGACGGCTCGCCGCCGGTGCGAAGCCTGCGGTCGGGGCGTGCCGTGCTGTTCCAGGTGACCGAGCCCGCGATCGCCGACTGGGTGGCCGAGGACCCGCTGCGGACCGCCCGCATCCGCGACTACGGGTTCCACTCGGCGATGACCGTGCCGCTCACCGCGCGCGGCACCACCCTGGGTGTCGCCGTCTTCGCCCGCCACCGGCACCCCGACCCCTTCGAACAGGACGACCTCGTCCTCGCCGAGGAGCTGGCGGCCCGCGCGGCGGTCAGCATCGACAACGCCCTGCGCTACACGCGTGAACGCGGCACCGCCGTCACCCTCCAACGCAGCCTGCTGCCGCAGAGCCTGCCCGAGCAGGCCGGGGTGGAGGTGGCCTCCCGCTACCTCCCGGCCGGCGCCCGCGCCGGGGTGGGCGGCGACTGGTTCGACGTCATCCCGCTCTCCGGGGCCAGGGTTGCGCTGGTCGTCGGCGACGTCGTCGGACACGGCATCCACGCCTCGGCGACCATGGGCCGGCTGCGCACCGCCGTCCGTACCCTCGCCGACATCGACCTGCCCCCCGACGAGCTCCTCACCCACCTCGACGACCTGGTGGCCCGGCTGGCCACCGAGGCGGAGGCCGCGGAACGGCCCGGGGGGACGGGTGAGCGCGGCCGGGGCCGGATCACCGGGGGCGCCGCGGCGGACGTGACCACCGGGGTCGTCGGCGCGACGTGCCTGTACGGCGTGTACGACCCCGTGTCGCGGCGGTGCACGCTCGCGCGGGCCGGGCATCCGCCGCCGGTCGTGGTGGGGCCGGACGGCACCGCCGCCCTGCTGGACCTCCCGGCGGGGCCCCCGCTGGGCCTGGGCGGTCTGCCCTTCGAGTCGCTGGACACCGAACTGCCCGAGGGCAGCCTGCTCGCCCTCTACACCGACGGCCTGCTCGGGTCCCGCGACGCCGACGGCGACGGTTCCCGCACCGACATCGACGACGGCATCACCCGTCTGTGCCAGGCCCTCGACACCCCCGCCGCCGATTCCCTGGACACGCTGTGCGACCGGGTCCTGGGCTCCGTACTGCCGGAGCGGCCCACCGACGACGTGGCCCTGCTCCTCGTGCGCCCCCGCGCCCTGGACCCCGGCCGGGTCGCCACCTGGGACGTGGCCGCCGATCCCTCGGCCGTCGCCGAGGCCCGCAAGAAGGCGCTCGGCCGACTGGAGGCCTGGGGCCTGAACGACGCGGCCTTCGTCACCGAGCTGGTCGTCAGCGAACTGGTCACCAACGCCATCCGGCATGCCGAGCCGCCCGTCCGGCTGCGGCTCATCCACGACGAGAGCCTCATCTGCGAGGTCTCGGACGGCAGCAGCACGGCACCGCACATGCGCCGCGCCCGCAGCTTCGACGAGGGCGGCCGGGGTCTGCTCCTGGTCGCCCAGCTCACCCAGCGCTGGGGCACCCGCCCCACCCCGACGGGCAAGACGATCTGGACGGAACAGACCCTCGGATGA
- a CDS encoding TerB family tellurite resistance protein, producing the protein MAMWDRIKDQAKGLQQQAQGARGGSGHGQPGAGPLGSMGAGRSSGSGRSSGGSKAQLVSALKSQLTSLKTELKSGAYRDASMAMCALVAAADGNVDPAERQHVESLILNNDVLQNFPADQLRQRFNRHVDQLSRNFQQGKAEALTEIAKAAKKPTEARAVVQTGFVVAGADGYIAQTEEQVLREACAALGLSPQEFGL; encoded by the coding sequence ATGGCGATGTGGGACCGGATCAAGGACCAGGCCAAGGGTCTGCAGCAGCAGGCGCAGGGCGCGCGGGGCGGCAGCGGACACGGGCAGCCGGGGGCGGGGCCGCTGGGTTCCATGGGAGCCGGCAGGTCCTCGGGGTCCGGGCGGTCCTCCGGCGGCTCCAAGGCCCAGCTGGTGAGCGCGCTCAAGTCCCAGCTCACCTCCCTCAAGACGGAGCTGAAGAGCGGTGCCTACCGGGACGCCAGCATGGCGATGTGCGCACTGGTCGCCGCCGCCGACGGGAACGTGGACCCGGCCGAGCGGCAGCACGTGGAGTCGCTGATCCTCAACAACGACGTCCTGCAGAACTTCCCCGCCGACCAGCTGCGGCAGCGGTTCAACCGCCACGTCGACCAGCTCTCCCGCAATTTCCAGCAGGGCAAGGCCGAGGCCCTCACGGAGATCGCCAAGGCCGCGAAGAAGCCGACCGAGGCACGGGCGGTCGTCCAGACCGGCTTCGTGGTGGCGGGCGCGGACGGGTACATCGCGCAGACCGAGGAGCAGGTCCTGCGCGAGGCGTGCGCCGCCCTCGGCCTGTCCCCGCAGGAGTTCGGTCTCTGA
- a CDS encoding DEAD/DEAH box helicase, whose product MNRTARTNSSSSSRSRTEGSARTSTARSDRGRSRGAGTGDQGAPSRAAGAGAATGGTAPGRGDAAKNTADRGDTSRTTPGRGGAARTAKNTGGRTDTPRGGQGKGGAVKNGSARGGAAKAGRGRRGGGRTVAAPTGGEFALPVTVTPALPAVETFAELELPAKVLETLRTEGVTEPFPIQAATLPNSLAGRDVLGRGRTGSGKTLAFGLALLARTAGQRAEPRQPLALVLVPTRELAQQVTDALTPYARALRLRLATVVGGMSLGRQASVLRGGAEVVVATPGRLKDLIDRGDCRLDQVAISVLDEADQMADMGFMPQVTALLDQVRPDGQRLLFSATLDRNVDRLVRDYLHDPVVHSVDPSAGAVTTMDHHVLHIEDDDKHATTTEIAARDGRVIMFLDSKHATDRLVKKLLAVGVRAAALHGGKSQSQRNRALSQFKDGDVTALVATNVAARGIHVDDLDLVVNVDPPGDHKDYLHRGGRTARAGESGTVVTLVLPHQRRDVTRLMAVAGITPTTTRVRSGGVELNRITGAQAPSGVPVVLTPPVTQQPAARPSSASRGRRSRPSAQGRRRAPAKGNGR is encoded by the coding sequence ATGAACCGCACGGCTCGTACGAACAGCAGCAGCTCCTCCCGGTCCCGTACGGAGGGCTCCGCCCGCACCAGCACGGCCCGGAGCGACCGCGGACGCTCACGCGGCGCGGGGACGGGTGACCAAGGGGCTCCTTCCCGTGCGGCCGGAGCCGGAGCAGCGACGGGCGGCACCGCACCGGGCCGCGGCGACGCCGCGAAGAACACCGCCGACCGGGGCGACACCTCCAGGACCACCCCGGGTCGCGGGGGCGCCGCCAGGACCGCCAAGAACACCGGCGGCCGCACGGACACCCCCAGGGGCGGCCAGGGCAAGGGCGGCGCCGTCAAGAACGGCTCGGCCCGCGGCGGTGCGGCCAAGGCCGGTCGTGGTCGCCGGGGCGGCGGGCGGACCGTGGCGGCCCCCACCGGTGGCGAGTTCGCGCTGCCGGTCACCGTCACGCCCGCACTGCCGGCCGTCGAGACGTTCGCCGAACTGGAGCTGCCCGCAAAGGTGCTGGAGACGCTGCGGACCGAAGGGGTGACCGAGCCGTTCCCCATCCAGGCCGCGACGCTACCGAACTCCCTGGCCGGACGTGACGTCCTCGGCCGTGGACGCACCGGCTCCGGCAAGACGCTCGCCTTCGGTCTCGCCCTGCTGGCCCGTACGGCCGGACAGCGCGCCGAGCCCCGGCAGCCGCTGGCCCTCGTCCTCGTCCCCACCCGCGAACTGGCCCAGCAGGTCACCGACGCACTCACCCCCTACGCCCGCGCGCTGCGGCTGCGGCTCGCCACCGTGGTCGGCGGCATGTCCCTCGGACGGCAGGCGAGCGTGCTGCGCGGTGGCGCCGAGGTGGTCGTGGCGACCCCCGGCCGGCTCAAGGACCTCATAGACCGCGGCGACTGCCGGCTCGACCAGGTCGCCATCAGCGTCCTCGACGAGGCCGACCAGATGGCCGACATGGGCTTCATGCCGCAGGTCACCGCGCTGCTCGACCAGGTGCGCCCCGACGGCCAGCGGCTGCTGTTCTCCGCCACCCTCGACCGCAACGTCGACCGGCTGGTCCGCGACTACCTGCACGACCCCGTCGTCCACTCCGTCGACCCGTCCGCGGGCGCCGTCACGACGATGGACCACCACGTGCTGCACATCGAGGACGACGACAAGCACGCCACCACGACCGAGATCGCCGCCCGCGACGGGCGCGTGATCATGTTCCTGGACAGCAAGCACGCGACGGACCGACTGGTGAAGAAGCTGTTGGCGGTGGGCGTGCGGGCCGCCGCCCTGCACGGCGGCAAGTCGCAGTCGCAGCGCAACCGGGCCCTGAGCCAGTTCAAGGACGGGGACGTCACCGCCCTGGTCGCCACGAACGTCGCGGCGCGCGGCATCCACGTCGACGACCTCGACCTCGTCGTCAACGTCGACCCGCCGGGCGACCACAAGGACTACCTGCACCGGGGCGGCCGTACGGCCCGCGCGGGCGAGTCCGGCACGGTCGTCACGCTCGTCCTGCCGCACCAGCGCCGTGACGTGACCCGGCTGATGGCGGTCGCCGGCATCACCCCGACGACCACGCGGGTCCGCTCCGGCGGTGTCGAGCTGAACCGCATCACCGGCGCGCAGGCCCCCTCCGGCGTCCCGGTCGTCCTCACCCCGCCGGTCACCCAGCAGCCGGCCGCCCGCCCCTCCTCGGCGTCACGCGGCCGTCGCAGCCGCCCGTCCGCCCAGGGACGCCGCCGCGCCCCTGCGAAGGGCAACGGCCGCTGA
- a CDS encoding VOC family protein — protein MVSRLNPYLSFDGDARQAMEFYKEVFGGELTLHTFGNFGQPGAPESDKIMHGMLEAPNGFTLMGADTPPGMEYQPGGGFSVSLSGDDDTELRGYWEKLSEGGSVSVPLDKQMWGDVFGMCTDRFGVPWMVNISEPQG, from the coding sequence ATGGTCTCACGGCTCAACCCCTACCTCAGTTTCGACGGCGACGCCCGGCAGGCGATGGAGTTCTACAAGGAGGTCTTCGGCGGCGAGTTGACGCTGCACACCTTCGGCAACTTCGGTCAGCCGGGCGCCCCCGAGTCGGACAAGATCATGCACGGCATGCTGGAGGCGCCGAACGGCTTCACCCTCATGGGCGCCGACACCCCGCCCGGCATGGAGTACCAGCCCGGCGGCGGCTTCTCCGTCAGCCTCAGCGGGGACGACGACACCGAGCTGCGCGGCTACTGGGAAAAGCTGTCCGAGGGCGGTTCCGTCTCGGTCCCGCTCGACAAACAGATGTGGGGCGACGTCTTCGGCATGTGTACGGACCGCTTCGGCGTCCCGTGGATGGTCAACATCAGCGAGCCGCAGGGCTGA
- a CDS encoding cold-shock protein, whose amino-acid sequence MASGTVKWFNSEKGFGFIEQEGGGPDVFAHYSNIATSGFRELQEGQKVTFDVTQGQKGPQAENIVPA is encoded by the coding sequence ATGGCATCCGGCACCGTGAAGTGGTTCAACTCGGAAAAGGGCTTCGGCTTCATCGAGCAGGAGGGTGGCGGCCCCGACGTCTTCGCCCACTACTCGAACATCGCCACCTCCGGCTTCCGTGAGCTTCAGGAAGGCCAGAAGGTGACTTTCGACGTCACGCAGGGCCAGAAGGGCCCCCAGGCCGAGAACATCGTTCCTGCCTGA
- a CDS encoding histidine kinase translates to MRTEDDRLFPVLLIVAQAVVWPGAALARGTVPEGPALLVAALVAGVVTAALVLRRSRPVVALVVVAAACALGAGPLPVGATALLGTAGVALALYTVATERDTFTAVLCVVALAAWQGLMQISLHGLGDPSGLDLVLTALLYATACGAGLLVRRARRARWAAEQRLQRAESERHRLPTVERRRMERELHDVSAHHLTAVVVTAGAALGLRDQRPELAGQALEFAVETGREVTRALGAVRAPAPSREDLPSPVERLSDLVAGFRRLDQRIDCELEPLPDGAVADAAYGIVREGLTNVARHAPGAHTRVRVRYGETRTDVVVTSAAPPAGTTVHAAGLGGGRGQGFLRSRAREAGGTLTSGPTGEGGWEIRAALPGRTAAPVEAALPRGYRVAQLVAAAGLVLQPLLPALVIRPDTATATQQASAGSLFALLAAAQALTLLWLPRAPRTALTTLLALPLLWPLAMTATHYTGPPLLPPALSLLTTCAAITLQTARGIANAPGTTTDATDGAWEPTTATAPSQPSKAGDMGHGPADAPRGPGDAPRGPVDATGPVSASASAVGRADARGPVPPRPHRTLGVFHAPRSRRPHRSLPLRLLLPTSTRPLAFPLAAVVVHSLAAVVALVGQGNGGFGWGVGVCGGVVVVVGGAVWGGVVRGRRVRGDRGARDERVALWTEEAVRDAWAERRRIAAGLETTVLSRTADMVEEAEAGRLDAVADRAREALAAMRALLDTVRDGERDAGPGRSPQPTLQALDLLAHQSRATGRDVRIRLTDQVPERLPTAVDLAAYHAAETILAAGGDQPTMLEFDAHDGTLTLTATGVPHAGRTAVLERLTARVAPLGGTLTIGGPDTVHLRLPLAAAPVPQQGDATEDEEGSDG, encoded by the coding sequence ATGCGGACAGAGGACGACCGGCTGTTCCCGGTCCTGCTGATCGTCGCCCAGGCCGTGGTGTGGCCCGGGGCGGCACTGGCGCGCGGGACCGTCCCGGAGGGGCCGGCCCTTCTGGTGGCCGCCCTGGTTGCCGGAGTCGTGACGGCCGCGCTGGTGCTGCGCCGCAGCCGCCCCGTGGTCGCGCTCGTCGTGGTCGCCGCCGCGTGCGCGCTGGGCGCCGGGCCGCTGCCCGTCGGAGCGACGGCCCTGCTCGGCACGGCGGGCGTCGCGCTGGCCCTGTACACCGTGGCGACCGAACGCGACACCTTCACCGCTGTGTTGTGCGTGGTGGCGCTCGCCGCCTGGCAGGGCCTGATGCAGATCAGCCTGCACGGCCTCGGCGACCCCTCGGGCCTCGACCTCGTCCTCACCGCTCTCCTCTACGCCACCGCCTGCGGCGCCGGTCTCCTCGTACGGCGGGCCCGGCGCGCACGGTGGGCGGCCGAGCAGCGGCTGCAGCGGGCCGAGTCGGAGCGGCATCGGCTGCCGACGGTCGAACGGCGGCGTATGGAGCGGGAGTTGCACGATGTCAGCGCCCACCATCTGACGGCCGTCGTCGTCACGGCGGGGGCCGCGCTCGGACTGCGCGACCAGCGGCCCGAACTGGCCGGACAAGCACTGGAGTTCGCGGTCGAGACCGGTCGCGAGGTCACCCGGGCGCTCGGCGCGGTACGGGCACCGGCGCCCTCCCGGGAGGACCTGCCGTCGCCGGTGGAACGGCTGTCGGACCTGGTCGCCGGGTTCCGCCGCCTCGACCAGCGGATCGACTGCGAGCTCGAACCGCTGCCGGACGGGGCCGTCGCGGACGCGGCGTACGGCATCGTGCGCGAGGGCCTGACCAACGTGGCACGGCACGCGCCGGGCGCGCACACGCGGGTGCGGGTGCGGTACGGCGAGACCCGCACGGACGTCGTGGTCACGAGTGCGGCGCCGCCCGCCGGGACGACGGTGCACGCGGCGGGTCTCGGGGGCGGGCGGGGTCAGGGGTTCCTGCGGTCACGGGCGCGGGAGGCGGGCGGCACGCTGACCAGCGGGCCCACGGGGGAGGGCGGTTGGGAGATACGGGCGGCGCTGCCCGGGCGGACGGCCGCGCCGGTGGAGGCGGCGCTCCCGCGTGGCTACCGGGTGGCACAGCTGGTGGCCGCCGCCGGCCTCGTCCTGCAACCGCTGCTCCCGGCGCTGGTCATCCGCCCGGACACCGCGACGGCCACCCAACAGGCCTCCGCCGGCTCCCTCTTCGCCCTGCTCGCCGCGGCCCAGGCCCTCACCCTGCTCTGGCTCCCCCGCGCGCCCCGAACCGCCCTCACCACGCTCCTCGCCCTCCCCCTCCTCTGGCCCCTGGCCATGACCGCGACCCACTACACCGGCCCACCCCTCCTCCCCCCGGCCCTGAGCCTCCTCACCACATGCGCGGCCATCACCCTCCAAACGGCACGCGGCATCGCGAACGCCCCCGGGACGACCACGGATGCGACGGACGGGGCGTGGGAGCCAACGACAGCAACGGCGCCGTCCCAGCCGAGCAAGGCGGGCGACATGGGGCACGGCCCCGCGGATGCGCCGCGCGGCCCCGGAGACGCGCCGCGCGGGCCCGTGGACGCGACCGGCCCGGTCTCGGCCTCCGCCTCCGCCGTAGGCCGCGCGGACGCGCGGGGCCCTGTCCCGCCCCGCCCCCACCGCACCCTCGGCGTGTTCCACGCCCCCCGGTCTCGTCGCCCCCATCGCTCCCTCCCTCTCCGCCTCCTCCTCCCCACATCGACCCGCCCCCTCGCGTTCCCCCTCGCCGCCGTTGTCGTGCACAGCCTCGCCGCCGTCGTCGCCCTGGTCGGGCAGGGGAACGGGGGTTTCGGGTGGGGGGTCGGGGTGTGCGGTGGGGTGGTGGTCGTGGTGGGGGGTGCCGTGTGGGGCGGGGTGGTGCGCGGGCGGCGGGTCAGGGGGGACCGCGGCGCGCGGGACGAGCGGGTCGCCCTGTGGACCGAGGAGGCCGTGCGGGACGCCTGGGCCGAGCGGCGGCGGATCGCAGCGGGGCTGGAGACGACCGTGCTGTCCCGGACCGCCGACATGGTCGAGGAGGCCGAGGCGGGCCGCCTCGACGCGGTCGCCGACCGCGCCCGCGAGGCCCTCGCCGCGATGCGCGCCCTGCTCGACACCGTCCGCGACGGCGAACGCGACGCGGGCCCCGGCCGCAGTCCGCAACCCACCCTCCAGGCCCTCGACCTGCTCGCCCACCAGTCCCGGGCCACCGGCCGCGACGTGCGGATACGTCTGACCGACCAGGTGCCCGAACGCCTCCCCACCGCCGTCGACCTGGCCGCCTACCACGCCGCCGAGACGATCCTCGCGGCCGGCGGCGACCAGCCGACGATGCTCGAGTTCGACGCGCACGACGGTACGTTGACGCTCACTGCCACCGGCGTGCCGCACGCCGGGCGCACCGCCGTACTGGAGCGGCTGACGGCCCGCGTCGCGCCGCTCGGCGGCACCCTGACCATCGGCGGCCCGGACACGGTCCACCTCCGGCTGCCGCTCGCAGCGGCACCGGTTCCGCAGCAGGGCGACGCGACAGAGGACGAAGAGGGAAGTGACGGATGA
- a CDS encoding DUF2637 domain-containing protein gives MGQNPDGVQQIDTQPIWLPGPRASSDVWDPDAELSQMAYGTHGLAPEPTLPEVRDLPRRPVSRRRPRPGAHFFARNPRIVPVAFFITTIVVCALTMLFWSVSYSYIQLRDIALLVVSEHLARWWPLTVYGPWLLAGLSILRASVQQRTARRSWAVMLLASGTAVALCIGQSASSLLAMVIVGIPPITALVCFRELVGQFSSGPGPRHAVDTLGGAKQGRR, from the coding sequence GTGGGTCAAAACCCTGACGGGGTTCAGCAGATCGACACCCAGCCCATCTGGCTCCCGGGCCCGCGCGCCTCTTCGGACGTATGGGACCCGGACGCCGAGCTGAGCCAGATGGCGTACGGGACGCACGGCCTGGCGCCCGAACCGACGCTGCCCGAGGTCCGTGACCTCCCGCGGCGCCCGGTCAGCCGGCGACGGCCCCGCCCGGGGGCCCACTTCTTCGCCAGGAACCCCCGGATCGTGCCCGTCGCGTTCTTCATTACGACTATCGTCGTGTGCGCACTGACCATGCTTTTTTGGTCCGTCTCCTATTCATACATTCAGCTGCGCGACATCGCGCTGCTGGTGGTGTCGGAGCATCTCGCGCGCTGGTGGCCGCTGACCGTGTACGGGCCGTGGCTGCTGGCGGGTCTGTCGATTCTCCGGGCGTCCGTGCAACAGCGCACCGCCCGGCGTTCCTGGGCGGTGATGCTGCTCGCGTCCGGCACGGCGGTCGCGTTGTGCATCGGCCAGTCGGCGAGTTCCCTGCTGGCCATGGTGATCGTCGGAATTCCGCCCATCACCGCGCTGGTCTGTTTCCGTGAACTCGTCGGTCAGTTCTCGTCCGGGCCCGGCCCCCGGCACGCCGTGGACACCCTCGGCGGCGCCAAGCAGGGCAGGCGGTAG